In one Streptomyces sp. NBC_00597 genomic region, the following are encoded:
- a CDS encoding alpha/beta hydrolase, which yields MTQSPPAEFDVADMTWPPPPYQQPVTPVTGADGTRRFDGITYATTPGYRPRLLDVQLPAGEGPFPAVVWIHGGGWLDGDRRYPPPTVPAALLHGAVLGAGLALVSIDYRHSLEAPFPAQLHDVKAAIRYVRRFAAALDIDPDRIGVWGESAGGHLAALAGLVRPGSTDAATLESLEGAHGVGSGDTDVLAVVDWYGVHDLIALAAHPLPMPTGAEFPNPYDALLGVPAAEQAEPARAASPVTYAVPGANPPPFLLVHGTRDGLVPYSQSEALAEKLTGAGGDVALRPVEDADHIFLGSPDIPAIVAESVAFLVRHLGAQA from the coding sequence ATGACGCAATCTCCCCCGGCCGAGTTCGACGTCGCCGACATGACCTGGCCGCCCCCGCCGTACCAGCAGCCCGTCACGCCCGTGACCGGCGCGGACGGCACACGCCGCTTCGACGGGATCACGTACGCGACCACCCCCGGCTACCGCCCCCGCCTCCTCGACGTCCAGCTCCCCGCGGGCGAGGGCCCCTTCCCGGCGGTCGTCTGGATCCACGGCGGCGGCTGGCTGGACGGCGACCGGCGCTACCCGCCGCCGACCGTGCCCGCCGCCCTGCTGCACGGCGCCGTCCTGGGCGCCGGGCTCGCGCTCGTCTCCATCGACTACCGGCACAGCCTCGAAGCCCCCTTCCCGGCGCAGCTGCACGACGTCAAGGCCGCCATCCGCTACGTCCGGCGGTTCGCCGCCGCCCTCGACATCGACCCGGACCGGATCGGCGTCTGGGGCGAGTCGGCGGGAGGCCACCTGGCCGCGCTCGCCGGCCTCGTCCGCCCCGGCAGCACCGACGCCGCCACGCTGGAGTCGCTGGAGGGCGCCCACGGCGTCGGCTCCGGCGACACCGACGTCCTCGCCGTCGTCGACTGGTACGGGGTCCACGACCTGATCGCCCTGGCCGCACACCCGCTGCCGATGCCGACCGGCGCCGAGTTCCCCAACCCGTACGACGCCCTGCTGGGCGTTCCCGCGGCCGAACAGGCGGAGCCGGCCCGGGCCGCGAGTCCCGTCACGTACGCCGTGCCCGGCGCGAACCCGCCCCCGTTCCTGCTGGTGCACGGCACCCGGGACGGCCTCGTCCCGTACAGCCAGAGCGAGGCCCTGGCCGAGAAGCTGACGGGCGCCGGGGGCGACGTCGCGCTGCGCCCCGTCGAGGACGCCGACCACATCTTCCTCGGCTCCCCCGACATCCCCGCGATCGTCGCGGAGAGCGTCGCGTTCCTGGTCCGCCACCTGGGCGCGCAGGCCTGA
- a CDS encoding phosphatase PAP2 family protein — translation MSAGFLLGVYLAGSMLVVQGLKHLVDRPRPEHPLVHVDHGSFPSGHAAGAALLVVLVGVLLVPAARRRTWWAGGTVFTAAMMWSRTWLHAHWLSDTVAGAAAGAGTALLAWWAFAPALTREGDRLRRSAARRSV, via the coding sequence GTGTCGGCGGGCTTCCTCCTCGGGGTCTACCTCGCCGGCAGCATGCTCGTGGTGCAGGGACTCAAGCACCTGGTGGACCGCCCGCGCCCGGAGCACCCGCTGGTCCACGTCGACCACGGCTCCTTCCCGTCGGGCCATGCGGCGGGGGCGGCTCTACTCGTCGTACTGGTCGGGGTCCTGCTGGTCCCGGCGGCCCGGCGGCGCACCTGGTGGGCCGGCGGCACGGTCTTCACGGCGGCCATGATGTGGAGCCGCACGTGGCTGCACGCCCACTGGCTCAGCGACACAGTGGCGGGAGCGGCGGCCGGCGCCGGCACCGCCCTGCTGGCGTGGTGGGCCTTCGCGCCCGCGCTCACCCGAGAGGGCGACCGCCTGCGACGGTCGGCCGCGCGGCGATCGGTCTAG
- a CDS encoding LacI family DNA-binding transcriptional regulator produces the protein MPREPKHTSTTPSPVSITSADVARLAGVSRATVSFVLNDTPGHRVSEGTRSRVLDAARQLGYVPHAAARSLRAGRSNLVLMPASISAIGRLVSDWVDDLHSELDRRGYTAVLHAGRFADPLDAARAWAELRPAAVIAIDGDRFTAGAAELLSRAGVRGLLAFAARPVPGVHTIGFDHADIGATAAEHLIARGRTRIGVVLPLERGLATLAGPRLAGAESVAARHMATVTPVELAYTGESATALARRWPSLGLDAVFAYNDEYAALLLHAFQAEGIAVPDQVAIVGSDDLVLSALQRPALTTVSLDLPSPAGVADALHELIETGKPPALPAVEALLVHRDTS, from the coding sequence ATGCCCAGGGAGCCCAAGCACACGAGCACCACCCCGTCGCCCGTGTCCATCACCAGCGCCGACGTGGCCCGGCTGGCCGGGGTGTCACGCGCCACCGTGTCGTTCGTCCTGAACGACACCCCCGGCCACCGCGTCAGCGAGGGCACCCGCAGCCGCGTCCTCGACGCGGCCCGGCAGCTCGGCTACGTACCGCACGCCGCGGCCCGCTCCCTGCGCGCCGGCCGCAGCAACCTCGTCCTGATGCCCGCCTCGATCTCCGCGATCGGCCGCCTCGTCAGCGACTGGGTGGACGACCTGCACAGCGAGCTCGACCGGCGCGGCTACACGGCCGTCCTGCACGCCGGCCGCTTCGCCGACCCCCTCGACGCGGCCCGCGCCTGGGCCGAGCTGCGCCCGGCCGCCGTCATCGCCATCGACGGCGACCGCTTCACCGCCGGGGCCGCCGAGCTGCTCAGCCGCGCCGGGGTGCGCGGCCTGCTCGCCTTCGCCGCCCGCCCGGTGCCCGGCGTCCACACCATCGGCTTCGACCACGCGGACATCGGCGCCACCGCCGCCGAGCACCTCATCGCCCGCGGCCGGACCCGGATCGGCGTGGTCCTGCCGCTCGAACGCGGTCTGGCTACCCTCGCCGGCCCGCGCCTCGCCGGGGCCGAGTCGGTCGCCGCCCGGCACATGGCGACGGTGACCCCGGTGGAACTCGCGTACACCGGCGAGTCCGCGACGGCGCTCGCCCGGCGCTGGCCGAGCCTGGGCCTGGACGCCGTCTTCGCCTACAACGACGAGTACGCGGCGCTGCTCCTGCACGCCTTCCAGGCCGAGGGCATCGCGGTACCGGACCAGGTCGCGATCGTCGGCTCCGACGACCTGGTCCTCTCCGCCCTCCAGCGGCCTGCCCTCACCACGGTCAGCCTGGACCTGCCCTCGCCGGCCGGCGTCGCCGACGCCCTGCACGAGCTGATCGAGACGGGGAAGCCCCCCGCGCTCCCTGCCGTCGAGGCCCTCCTCGTCCACCGCGACACCTCCTGA
- a CDS encoding carboxylesterase family protein, producing the protein MAPTEHGTPQPPVVDLPAGRLRGAIEDGLCVFRAVPYAEPPVADQRWRPARPHRGWSGTRDASTDGPSAPQMYVEGGDPVLGGHGAPPFDEDCLTLNVWTPAADDARRPVLVWIHGGGFVSGSGSMPGYGGETFARDGDLVFVGINYRIGPLGYLSPEDDAHDEAANPWLSDQLAALHWVKENISSFGGDPQSITVAGQSGGAVSTAALAGHPRAAGLIRRVILQSPPFGLDLPDPDAYRERTAAYRELAGAKTAQELRALPWQALIGAGGGLFARTVRWGYWPTPFLPVIDGESLPRHPARALLHGAAADIDVMIGWTREEANFGFALDEGYAAATREQVIGRIEETFGSGAAPEVYAAYEAARPGARPADVLMDLITDELFRVPSVSLAEARAGAGRPVWAYQFDLQAAAYEGRLGAAHCLELPFVFDNFEHWAHAPFVAGIAPAVRDGLARTMHRAWIAFVRTGDPNHSGMPQWQPYVAQARTTMRFDSVVTALDDLAGPSRRMHEARGAQ; encoded by the coding sequence ATGGCACCCACAGAGCACGGCACTCCGCAGCCCCCCGTGGTCGACCTCCCCGCGGGCCGGCTGCGCGGCGCGATCGAAGACGGACTCTGCGTCTTCCGGGCGGTCCCCTACGCCGAACCCCCCGTCGCAGACCAGCGCTGGCGGCCCGCCCGCCCGCACCGCGGCTGGAGCGGAACCCGCGACGCGAGCACCGACGGGCCCAGTGCCCCACAGATGTACGTCGAAGGCGGCGACCCGGTCCTCGGCGGCCACGGAGCGCCCCCGTTCGACGAGGACTGCCTCACCCTCAACGTATGGACGCCCGCGGCCGACGACGCCCGCCGCCCGGTGCTGGTGTGGATCCACGGCGGCGGCTTCGTCTCCGGATCGGGCTCCATGCCCGGCTACGGCGGAGAGACCTTCGCGCGCGACGGCGACCTCGTGTTCGTCGGCATCAACTACCGCATCGGGCCGCTCGGTTACCTCTCCCCGGAGGACGACGCGCACGACGAGGCCGCCAACCCCTGGCTCTCCGACCAGCTCGCCGCCCTGCACTGGGTGAAGGAGAACATCTCCTCCTTCGGCGGCGACCCGCAGAGCATCACCGTCGCCGGCCAGTCCGGCGGAGCCGTCTCCACCGCCGCCCTCGCCGGGCACCCGCGGGCCGCCGGGCTGATCCGCCGGGTGATCCTGCAGAGCCCGCCCTTCGGACTGGACCTCCCCGACCCCGACGCGTACCGGGAGCGGACCGCCGCCTACCGGGAACTCGCCGGCGCCAAGACGGCGCAGGAACTGCGCGCACTGCCCTGGCAGGCCCTGATCGGCGCGGGCGGGGGTCTGTTCGCCCGCACGGTGCGGTGGGGCTACTGGCCGACGCCGTTCCTGCCCGTCATCGACGGGGAGTCCCTCCCGCGCCACCCCGCGCGGGCGCTGCTGCACGGCGCCGCGGCCGACATCGACGTCATGATCGGCTGGACCCGTGAGGAGGCCAACTTCGGCTTCGCCCTCGACGAGGGGTACGCGGCCGCCACCAGGGAGCAGGTGATCGGCCGGATCGAGGAGACCTTCGGATCCGGGGCCGCCCCCGAGGTCTACGCCGCGTACGAAGCGGCTCGCCCCGGAGCCCGCCCCGCCGACGTCCTCATGGACCTGATCACCGACGAGCTCTTCCGCGTCCCCTCCGTGAGCCTGGCCGAGGCCCGGGCCGGTGCGGGCCGCCCCGTCTGGGCCTACCAGTTCGACCTCCAGGCAGCCGCCTACGAAGGCCGGCTCGGCGCCGCACACTGCCTCGAACTCCCTTTCGTCTTCGACAATTTCGAGCACTGGGCGCACGCGCCCTTCGTCGCCGGGATCGCTCCCGCCGTCCGCGACGGCCTCGCGCGGACCATGCACCGGGCCTGGATCGCCTTCGTCCGCACCGGCGACCCGAACCACTCCGGCATGCCGCAGTGGCAGCCGTACGTAGCGCAGGCGCGGACCACGATGCGCTTCGACTCGGTCGTCACCGCCCTGGACGACCTCGCCGGGCCCTCGCGCCGCATGCACGAAGCCCGCGGAGCCCAATGA
- a CDS encoding phosphatase PAP2 family protein, giving the protein MPLSPSAVPPSGRSAPPFAIPAPRHHLPAAPPRHAAAVGVGLLCGALLIGLLLSVGERPFFQGLDDHWAASVNSSRDDALTGFAIVFDRLGGPLGTVLPLGLIGCLCVYGRWRSGLYAFTAGIAANVLVVLPLKQFVDRPRPPHPWVLVNDGSYPSGQVFSAVALVFVAAVLVFPPRARRWWWGFGGLYVVAMMGSRTWLHAQWLSDTFAGALAGAGACVLLWRAFEPLLRTEAERVAAGSLWL; this is encoded by the coding sequence ATGCCGCTTTCCCCCTCCGCCGTGCCCCCTTCCGGGCGTTCGGCGCCCCCGTTCGCGATTCCCGCCCCCCGGCACCATCTCCCGGCCGCGCCGCCGCGCCATGCGGCGGCCGTCGGGGTGGGTCTGCTGTGCGGGGCGCTGCTGATCGGGCTGCTGCTCTCCGTCGGTGAACGGCCCTTCTTCCAGGGGCTCGACGACCACTGGGCCGCGTCCGTGAACAGCTCGCGCGACGACGCCCTGACCGGCTTCGCCATCGTTTTCGACCGGCTCGGCGGCCCGCTCGGCACGGTCCTGCCGCTCGGCCTGATCGGCTGCCTCTGCGTCTACGGGCGCTGGCGGTCGGGGCTCTACGCCTTCACCGCCGGCATCGCCGCGAACGTCCTCGTGGTGCTCCCGCTCAAGCAGTTCGTCGACCGTCCCCGCCCGCCGCATCCGTGGGTCCTGGTCAACGACGGCTCGTACCCCTCCGGCCAGGTGTTCAGCGCCGTGGCGCTGGTGTTCGTGGCGGCCGTCCTGGTGTTCCCGCCGCGGGCGCGCCGCTGGTGGTGGGGCTTCGGCGGCCTGTACGTCGTCGCCATGATGGGCAGCCGCACCTGGCTGCACGCCCAGTGGCTCAGCGACACCTTCGCCGGCGCGCTCGCCGGCGCCGGTGCCTGCGTGCTGCTGTGGAGGGCGTTCGAGCCGCTGCTGCGGACCGAGGCGGAACGGGTCGCCGCCGGCAGCCTGTGGCTGTGA